A DNA window from Zingiber officinale cultivar Zhangliang chromosome 3A, Zo_v1.1, whole genome shotgun sequence contains the following coding sequences:
- the LOC122051641 gene encoding zinc finger protein BALDIBIS-like isoform X1: MQAAPSSSSSSSMHFFGLIRDEDHQLIHQTLPQLPSQTQQLVTPPPPPPPPGSSLTTDTSPTTVPPKKKRNLPGNPIADPDAEVIALSPKTLMATNRFICEVCSKGFQREQNLQLHRRGHNLPWKLKQKNPNEVRRRVYLCPEPTCVHHDPSRALGDLTGIKKHFCRKHGEKKWKCDKCSKRYAVQSDWKAHSKICGTREYRCDCGTLFSRRDSFITHRAFCDALAQENARLPPAGLSSAIGGAAGQLFSSRNINLGLPQFNSAQLSSFQDHQDPLPAPQPNSDHHLLHPRSRINMSSGQFDVVMANHHLNNTVSFRAPPPPHQIPHSSPFFLGMEDGAAAPALLHGGQGFGGASANNNSNLFNLGCFFPPKVEGDEQQGNEAAMSLFGGGELMGHHEVPTMSSLYNPEAPPLLPQMSATALLQKAAQMGATSGDGGSIFLRDFGGESSRSANERQYQEIIMNSLGGFHRQGFMHDAEEEKLNERLSTRDFLGVNGSMMRSMMDPAAIGDHDLQGSSMDHSTSSTPSFKNAGGRLQ; this comes from the exons ATGCAAGCGGCTCCGTCTTCTTCGTCGTCCTCCTCCATGCACTTCTTCGGATTGATCAGAGATGAAGATCACCAGCTCATCCACCAGACGCTGCCGCAGCTACCGTCGCAGACGCAGCAATTAGtcacgccgccgccgccgccaccgccaCCTGGATCGTCGTTGACCACTGATACTTCTCCAACTACAGTTCCTCCCAAGAAAAAGAGGAACCTCCCTGGAAATCCAA TTGCAGATCCTGATGCGGAAGTGATAGCGCTGTCGCCGAAAACGCTGATGGCGACGAACCGGTTCATTTGCGAGGTGTGCAGCAAGGGATTCCAGCGGGAGCAGAACCTGCAGCTGCACCGGCGCGGCCACAACCTGCCGTGGAAGCTGAAGCAGAAGAACCCGAACGAGGTGCGCCGCCGGGTGTACCTCTGCCCCGAGCCGACTTGCGTCCACCACGACCCCTCCCGCGCGCTCGGCGACCTCACCGGCATCAAGAAGCACTTCTGCCGGAAGCACGGCGAGAAGAAGTGGAAGTGCGACAAGTGCTCCAAGCGCTACGCCGTGCAGTCGGACTGGAAGGCGCACTCCAAGATCTGCGGTACCCGCGAGTACCGCTGCGACTGCGGCACACTCTTCTCCAg GAGAGACAGTTTCATCACACACAGAGCCTTCTGCGACGCCCTTGCGCAAGAAAACGCCAGGCTGCCGCCGGCCGGCTTGAGCTCGGCGATCGGCGGCGCAGCAGGTCAACTCTTTTCCAGTCGAAACATAAACCTCGGCCTTCCGCAGTTCAACTCGGCTCAGCTCTCGTCTTTTCAAGATCACCAAGATCCGTTGCCGGCGCCGCAGCCTAATTCCGATCATCATCTCCTCCACCCCAGGTCCAGGATCAATATGAGCAGCGGCCAGTTCGACGTCGTCATGGCTAATCATCACCTTAACAACACAGTCTCCTTCCGGGCACCGCCGCCGCCCCATCAGATTCCGCACTCGTCCCCTTTCTTCCTCGGGATGGAGGACGGCGCGGCGGCGCCGGCCTTGCTTCATGGCGGCCAAGGCTTCGGCGGCGCCTCGGCGAATAATAACAGCAACCTTTTCAACCTCGGCTGCTTCTTCCCTCCCAAGGTCGAGGGAGACGAGCAGCAGGGCAACGAGGCCGCCATGTCTCTCTTCGGCGGCGGCGAGCTCATGGGCCACCACGAGGTCCCCACCATGTCGTCTCTCTACAACCCCGAGGCGCCGCCGCTGCTCCCGCAGATGTCGGCCACCGCGCTGCTCCAGAAGGCGGCCCAAATGGGCGCCACGTCGGGCGACGGCGGCTCGATCTTCCTCAGAGACTTCGGCGGCGAGAGCTCCAGAAGCGCCAACGAGAGGCAGTACCAAGAGATAATCATGAACTCGCTCGGCGGTTTCCACCGGCAGGGATTCATGCATGACGCGGAGGAGGAGAAGCTGAACGAGCGCCTGAGCACGAGGGACTTCCTCGGCGTCAATGGCAGCATGATGAGGAGCATGATGGATCCGGCGGCCATCGGCGATCACGACTTGCAGGGATCATCCATGGATCACTCCACCTCCTCCACTCCATCCTTCAAAAATGCCGGTGGAAGATTGCAATAG
- the LOC122051641 gene encoding zinc finger protein BALDIBIS-like isoform X2 has product MQAAPSSSSSSSMHFFGLIRDEDHQLIHQTLPQLPSQTQQLVTPPPPPPPPGSSLTTDTSPTTVPPKKKRNLPGNPNPDAEVIALSPKTLMATNRFICEVCSKGFQREQNLQLHRRGHNLPWKLKQKNPNEVRRRVYLCPEPTCVHHDPSRALGDLTGIKKHFCRKHGEKKWKCDKCSKRYAVQSDWKAHSKICGTREYRCDCGTLFSRRDSFITHRAFCDALAQENARLPPAGLSSAIGGAAGQLFSSRNINLGLPQFNSAQLSSFQDHQDPLPAPQPNSDHHLLHPRSRINMSSGQFDVVMANHHLNNTVSFRAPPPPHQIPHSSPFFLGMEDGAAAPALLHGGQGFGGASANNNSNLFNLGCFFPPKVEGDEQQGNEAAMSLFGGGELMGHHEVPTMSSLYNPEAPPLLPQMSATALLQKAAQMGATSGDGGSIFLRDFGGESSRSANERQYQEIIMNSLGGFHRQGFMHDAEEEKLNERLSTRDFLGVNGSMMRSMMDPAAIGDHDLQGSSMDHSTSSTPSFKNAGGRLQ; this is encoded by the exons ATGCAAGCGGCTCCGTCTTCTTCGTCGTCCTCCTCCATGCACTTCTTCGGATTGATCAGAGATGAAGATCACCAGCTCATCCACCAGACGCTGCCGCAGCTACCGTCGCAGACGCAGCAATTAGtcacgccgccgccgccgccaccgccaCCTGGATCGTCGTTGACCACTGATACTTCTCCAACTACAGTTCCTCCCAAGAAAAAGAGGAACCTCCCTGGAAATCCAA ATCCTGATGCGGAAGTGATAGCGCTGTCGCCGAAAACGCTGATGGCGACGAACCGGTTCATTTGCGAGGTGTGCAGCAAGGGATTCCAGCGGGAGCAGAACCTGCAGCTGCACCGGCGCGGCCACAACCTGCCGTGGAAGCTGAAGCAGAAGAACCCGAACGAGGTGCGCCGCCGGGTGTACCTCTGCCCCGAGCCGACTTGCGTCCACCACGACCCCTCCCGCGCGCTCGGCGACCTCACCGGCATCAAGAAGCACTTCTGCCGGAAGCACGGCGAGAAGAAGTGGAAGTGCGACAAGTGCTCCAAGCGCTACGCCGTGCAGTCGGACTGGAAGGCGCACTCCAAGATCTGCGGTACCCGCGAGTACCGCTGCGACTGCGGCACACTCTTCTCCAg GAGAGACAGTTTCATCACACACAGAGCCTTCTGCGACGCCCTTGCGCAAGAAAACGCCAGGCTGCCGCCGGCCGGCTTGAGCTCGGCGATCGGCGGCGCAGCAGGTCAACTCTTTTCCAGTCGAAACATAAACCTCGGCCTTCCGCAGTTCAACTCGGCTCAGCTCTCGTCTTTTCAAGATCACCAAGATCCGTTGCCGGCGCCGCAGCCTAATTCCGATCATCATCTCCTCCACCCCAGGTCCAGGATCAATATGAGCAGCGGCCAGTTCGACGTCGTCATGGCTAATCATCACCTTAACAACACAGTCTCCTTCCGGGCACCGCCGCCGCCCCATCAGATTCCGCACTCGTCCCCTTTCTTCCTCGGGATGGAGGACGGCGCGGCGGCGCCGGCCTTGCTTCATGGCGGCCAAGGCTTCGGCGGCGCCTCGGCGAATAATAACAGCAACCTTTTCAACCTCGGCTGCTTCTTCCCTCCCAAGGTCGAGGGAGACGAGCAGCAGGGCAACGAGGCCGCCATGTCTCTCTTCGGCGGCGGCGAGCTCATGGGCCACCACGAGGTCCCCACCATGTCGTCTCTCTACAACCCCGAGGCGCCGCCGCTGCTCCCGCAGATGTCGGCCACCGCGCTGCTCCAGAAGGCGGCCCAAATGGGCGCCACGTCGGGCGACGGCGGCTCGATCTTCCTCAGAGACTTCGGCGGCGAGAGCTCCAGAAGCGCCAACGAGAGGCAGTACCAAGAGATAATCATGAACTCGCTCGGCGGTTTCCACCGGCAGGGATTCATGCATGACGCGGAGGAGGAGAAGCTGAACGAGCGCCTGAGCACGAGGGACTTCCTCGGCGTCAATGGCAGCATGATGAGGAGCATGATGGATCCGGCGGCCATCGGCGATCACGACTTGCAGGGATCATCCATGGATCACTCCACCTCCTCCACTCCATCCTTCAAAAATGCCGGTGGAAGATTGCAATAG